The sequence below is a genomic window from Anopheles cruzii chromosome 3, idAnoCruzAS_RS32_06, whole genome shotgun sequence.
GCAAGATCATTTTTCCGTAATCCTATTAGTCGCGGCACTACTTATTATGTGCTTTTTGGCCAGGATACAAACAGGACGGCGAACTTCCGGGCGACGGGATATTTGCATTGTTACCAAACACTGTAACAACTCCTTCATTTGCTGATTACACAGCACAGAGCGacggagagatagagagaatGGTTAATTAAGGTCGCTGATGGAACGAAGCATGAGAGCAAGACGTGCTGCACTgcgaccggaagcagcacGGATTTCCATGTTTGTGCCAGCCGGCAGCTCTACACTCACTTCGTGGCCATAATGGGTTGGGACGCCACCTTTTTAATGGCCGATTTTGGGCCATATCCTATTTAATCACCTCCTTCCCAACCCAATCACCCTTCCCAAATGGGCGTACTAATGTCCTCCGGTTCGGCCCAAACTACTTGTCTCGTTGGGCGAAAGTAagcaaaaattcaaaaagaaaatgctaaCGATCTTCGTTTTCTTATCTTCCCTTCACAGGTGAGTTATTCGCATTTCGCCCTGAGGTACCGTATCTGGTACCAAAGTGACTTTAATTTCCGATCCTGCGCTCGCGGTTCCTGGAGCAGCCTGATTGCCGGTAGGTGGGATGGGTTTCGGCGTACGGATGGCCGGCTGAACGGGTTCACCTTAATCGCCGTCCCTCCGAACGGTGGAACGTAAGGTGGCAAGGTACGTGCACGGTCCGTGTGCCGCGTAAAAATCACTCAATAAATCTCGTGATTGTCACTTTTATTAGTTCTGGTCCCAGACCGACGAGTTATGGGCTGCCCTCAGCCACGGCAGAAAGATGGATGAGCGTTCTTCGTTCTTGAGCACTTGGGATGGGTGCGATGCCTAACTGAGGAGGACTCGCTGAGACTAGCCGATAAGGCTGCATCGATTTATTCACCGTGGAGCGAACGAAGAGAACAAATCTGTTTGGTACTTCATGGCCGTGACCTTGCTGCCAGTCTCTGGTCGACCCGGCCGAAACGGTCTCCGCGTATACGGACTTCCTGTAATCACAGTTCTATGATGTTGGCCTTCGGAGTTGGCCTGTGAATCGATTCGTTACCACAGCTCGGTGGTGTGCAGCGGGTAACCATCGATTTTACCATGGGCTAAAGTGTTGGTGTTGTGGCTGATTCGATTGCGGAAACCCCCGGAACCCGCGGGCTACATCTCACACGTTGCATTGGCACCGCCTGTACCGATCAAACGTGTCAAATCGTATCTCCTTGCACAAGCTAGATCCGTGTTTGTAGTTCTCGCGTGGATCGCGGTTTTTATGGTGCGGCAAGTAATTCATCATTTTCGGACGGCCCTCCCGCAGGCGCATTGGCGCGACTAATCGAGCGATCTAAACCACCAGCGCGGGCAGCGTGTGTTGAACAGCATCGACGAGGCTAGTCATTGTTTTGTATTAGTTTTGATTTGTAGCTGCCGGAAGTTTGTTTCGAGCCGCTGGCGCTCGGACAGAAACAACAGCCAACAAATTGTTCGCACCCAAAACATGGGCCtttttaaaaaacaaacctccCCGAGAAATGGATTATTCTTAGAATTCGGTTTCTAGCTTAAGCTTTTCCGTTCAGAAAGATGTTGGTGACTTCATGTTTCGGATTGTTGCACTGTGCTGGTTTGGAACACGTCGGAACACGGGTACATTCAAGCGTGACGCGCCGTATGTGAAACGTAAACGATAAGCGTGGCCTCGTGGTTAGCTTCCGAGAAGCAATTTGCCGTCAGCCAAGCCAAAAAATGACCTGCCATAAAAAATTAGCCCCACACTAAACACCGCCATAAATCGTGCGTTCGGATGTATCAAACGCTCTAATTCACCTTCCGGACCTccgtcatcggcggcggcggcggcattctTTTACGATTGCCAAGCGGGTTCAGAGTGTAATAAATGGTGCTAATAATGAGACAAGAGTTTGGCGGCAGCCAGCAGGGATGCATAATGCATGATTATGGTTCCGCCGGGCGCCTTTGCGTACTGCGAATATTCGATACTTCCGTTGTGTCGTCGTAAGGTTCGAATGAATGGGAAACTGTCATCTGGAGTGCCAGACAATATTACTTCCCGAGTTGCCACTGGATTTAAGTACTGTATTACGAGAAATGGTCCTGTTTTCGTTTATGTGCTTAAAACAAACGTTAGGTTTCTTTTGTTCTATGATCGACAATTTTGTGGTCCCTGATATTTGGTCAATTAAAACATTGAACATTGAAACATTGAATGAACATCAATTAAAGCTTTGGGTATTTTATGATTCGAGAAATAAGTCTTATCGAAGAGCCAAATAGCATCATGCTTATAGGTTGCCAATGAAAAGTAAATCAATGTTTTTGGAGCATGTTACAGAGATCGTTGGACGTAGAGCTCTACATCTATGAGAAATTATTCGTTTACAAGATTATACACTATGTTACAAGATTAATGTTCAACTCTTACATCCTGCCGATCTGCTAATACATAAGGAAGCACCTATAATAATCCGACAACTACTCGCTCTTTTACAGCTTTGTTGGTCAAAAGCGATGTTAAGCAATGGGCTAGTATCTTTAATTTAGTACACTTGAGTAAACTTAACCGGATTTTGTGATCGTGGAGCTGTGTCTGTTGGAGGTAAACGTCGTCAACGataaaatatgatttatgCACTTTGGCAACATCATGTCACCGGCACTGCCCTCTAGTGGTCAAGATTGATGCATCTTTTGACATCACTTCCGTTAGCGAagtgccgtttttgtttcagaACGATAttgacggaaacggaaactgGTTGTACTTTTACTGGTacaaaaacggcaaaaatccCGTGTGAATCTTTCCATCTATCGGCTCCGTTCGCTCTCGGTTTATCGTCCATGTTCGCTCTGGATGCATCTGACGGCAGCAGGCAACACACTAATGAGGTGATAAGCGATTCATTTGCAAACCCAAGGGGGGAAAAAACTCTTTTTTCGCCCTCACACTTCGAACTCACGGAGCGAGGTTCCTACTTCGACACCCACAGGAGATGCGCCATTGGGTTTGTAAggtctgctgctgcacggAAAAGATACTCCAAAAGTAGAGATGGCGCAGTgcgaaaataaaccaaaaaaaaaacttagcGAATAGCGAAAAACTCGCCAGACGATGACAGATTTATGAGAAACGATGCGATGATTAATGGATTCCCCTGTTTGCGCATAAACGTGctcgcgcccggcccggctcagTAAGTTTTAGGGCGATGCGCAAgatatgctgctgctccaaGGCCCGCGGGGGTCGGTTTGTGTCGGTCCGGTGGGCCAAACCGGAGCTATCTGTTATTGCGGTTTTTGGCACCGCCTGTCGCACTATCGTGTCCATCAGTCGTTATCGGTGTGTTACGGTTGCCTTTGGATGCACAGGCAAAAGCAGCATGGGGTAGCATAGTATCCGTGTTTGCATGACGAAAGGGTTTTGCGAGGACTTGCGTCTAAAGGCAGTAACGAACGAAGTGAAATTTTGCGGAAAGTTTAGGACTTCTTCgcatgatttaatttaatttagttcAGCTCCGTTTAATCATTTGTTTCATCAGATTTCAGGTTTTTCATGCAAAAAATTTAACTCGATTTAATCAACagaattttctttttgaatCTCTTCGTATTACCGGCTGTGAGTCAATAATGGTTTCATAACTAACAAAACATACTTAAGATTATTTTCCATGTTTCGTTtagcaatgtttacaaaatagGCATTTCCAGTTCATCGTCACCAGTattgttgaaataataaaaaagccaTTCGATATATGTTCGAATTAGGAAATTTTATTGAACAAAAGTTTCCATTCGAAATTGCTTTATTATGTCCATTCCGTGGATAGTTGTCGTCTGTTTGAGTGGTCGCCATGGACAAGCActgtttaaacattttcttcacTCGTTGGCTTTTTATTGCACCCAGctgtaaatttaataaatagcAAATGTATTCTGTgttgtgtaaaataaaaagtataaataaattaataccGTGCAATGAAcaggttttccatttccgcaCAATCTTTTGATGGTTGTGGCCGAGACCTTTATTAAGTGCACTCAACAGTTAAGCTCTCTCTTCAGTTCATTATCAAAAATGATACTTGAAAATTGTACCCGTGCATTATGCAATGTCAGTGACGCAATACTTTAACTCGACTTATTTATTACTTCCTTAGGCGTTCCGTGGTCTGGTGCATTTTGCCAGACCACCGCCATTCCTGTGCTGCGTGGTCTGCGCGGGCATCATCCGCGCACTTCCGAGCAATCCGAGCGCGGAATAGATTAATTTCCGCACGTTTCAACGTTCGACAATTAAAGAGACTAAAACGGTGTGCTAAATCCCGCTGAGCGGATATAGCGGTGCAGAGTGGATCTGTTTCGCGAATCGCAGCCaaaggaaacacacacacgcagcttTTCTCGCACCTGCCTgaagcggccgccggtgggcgaTGGTACCGGAATGAgtgattattttcacattaGCTACGGTCGCCATTTTGGGCCACCACCCTCCCCGAAGGGTGTTGTGCGAGTCCGGCCCGAGCCCGTCGGCAGGTTCGCACTCGCACAGCGGTGGCCATCACCTGTCCGCGGCCCTCGCGGACAGCGCGCGCAGTGGACGTCTTTATTTTGCCTCACGGCACGTTAAACGAACCTTGACTCAACGAGCGGGTGCGAAGTGGTTGGACCTCGTGGTCCCGCGGCGGCATGAATGACGCCTGTTTTCAAGAAATCAGTCCAGCTTAATTTGGGCCCCTGCGGAGATGAGCGTGGAGGCAGGGTTGGAGAAACCGTAGTGGACCGGGCCGCAAGCCATTTCTGGACTGACGCCACTGAATGAAGACGTTTGCTTTGTTGCAGTCAATCGTTTTTTGTTCCCCAGAATAATCCAAAGCCGCGGCCAGGTTTTGGGTAATAAATTATCACTTCAATAGATACAGCTTACAAGGTTTTTGACAGCATTTTGGAAGCGTGAGCTCAAGGGGATTGCTGCAGGGAATCTTGTTTGCTAAAGCGTTCCCAGCGTTTGGGAGAGGATAATCACCGTTGTGGCTCTTGTTAGGTATGAAGTGGAACGAGTCTTGCCCTTTTAAGTTATGAATATTGGACTTGGAAGCACATTATGCTCATGAGCAAGCTATCGTAAATAGGTAACGGTGCTTGGAACTTGCTTCTTGGTTGGTCACCGCACCTCGATCCCACACCAATATCTGATCAATGTCCGGCAGTTACGGGTCGATGTTCGGCTCCAGATAGCATGACGCACGTTAAACTCAAGATGAACACCGTTTACTGGTGGAATGTTCAGTTCGGAAGAGAGCAAGTGGTAACGGTCATACCGTGCGTACCCAAGATCCGCCTGGCGCGGCTAACAGTCCATGAAATCGACTCAATTTTATCTAATTCACCACAACAGGTATTGTGGCTACCTCGCCGCGGTGTAGGAAATATCTTTATCGAGCGGAAGCAGCGATCTGGTGACGCAACACAGCTGGTGTTTTACTACCGTACGGAGGTACGGTGGTACACGGCAAAGTATGCCAAAAACTGGACGTCCAGCGGCAGCCCTTGGCCGGTGAAAACCACTTAGTCTTCGCTCCAGCGGTGCGAAGAGAACAACTAaatattgaattaaaattttatttagaGCCCAAAGCAGTCCGGAGCTACGGTAGGGCGCCTGgcggtgaaaaatggcgatCCCGTCCGGTACGGCGAGTCGGTCGCTTCCGAAGCGTATCAAAAATATGCATGTCCCAGCGGCCCTGTGTGCCCTCGCCCATTCAGCGCAGACACGGCGAGACGGCGGAATTGGCGACGATAAGAGGAAATGCTATTTCCAAAAAACAGCAGAGCTTTTAGAGGGATCGGAGTGTGATTTACTACGCAACCCAGTCCGTCACACCGGTTGACTCCGTCAAAGTAAAGTCGTTATTAAAAATTGTAATCGCCGCGTCGAACATGAACTTTGATGTTAGCCGAAGTTACACGAACCGCATGATTAACCGCAACATCCGGTCGGTTCGTAGTGACGCACGTGGTTATGCTTTCTGGTGAACGAGAGCGGCCTCTGGCGATCCATTACACCAATATCTGGTCTGGCATCGTGTGTTGAAtatacattttatttcataaaaCGTACCTTACGTTGCGTAACATAAAACGCGCACCCAGTTAATACCTTGTtgctgtttctctctctgctgTAAAACCTTAGGTAAAAAGGAACCGTAGCCTGTAACGCCCTGCCAGTGTAACGCTAGGTGTGGTTGGACCTCCGATTAAAACGAATACTAGTTTAAGGACTTCACCTTATCTACAAACTCAGGATGACGAGGTGACGGCTACGActacgatgcgatgcggtttGTACACAGAGGGCTTAGTCAATGAGCAGCAGCTAATCATCAGTctcaaagcaaaacaataaaaaaaaacacacacacacagagacacacgcacacatacgaAGAAGCAAAGTTCCTATCACAGACACGGACCTGCGGCCCCTCTCAGTGTCCTTCGGTGGCCCCCGCCGGGGAGCTGGTGGGCGTCGCGGTTGCGCTGGCCGCCACTTCTGTGgtacttccgttccgtggcggctgctgctgtccgctGATTTTTTCCGAGGCCGTCAGGCCCTGGTTGATCGAGGATTGCCTCGGTGCCGGCTCGAGGAGCTCCTTCAgcgcggcaccggccggcagctCGACCAGCACGCAGAGCGCCGCGCCCATGATGTAGCTGAAGAAGAGCACCTCGGCCGTAAAGCCGGTCACGATCAGCTCGTTGCTGAAGATGGGCGCTTTCTCGCGCCCGTACACCTGCACGATGATGGTGAAGTGGATCAGGTACACGCTGTAGCCGAGCTTGCCCAGGACCCCGAAGACCGGATGGCTGAGCGTCATCTTGATCCAGTGGTGCCGGTGGAGCAGCGctagcgccagcagcagcacggtgtTGAACAGACCCCAGCTGACCTTGAACGTGCTGGCGTACACGGCCAGCACGATCGAGGGCAACCAGGACAGGTTGGTCACGACCCACGACACGGTGGCCATGCTGAACCCGTACAGAAGCCCACTCAGTTGCGCCACCTGCTTGAAGGCGTCCAGCTTGAACAGCTCCTTGCGCTGGTCCCGGAACTGGTGGTACACCATGCCCGCCAGCATGCCACAGAAGTAGACGCCGGTGTTCTGGTGGAACGGGAAGTAGAGCGCATCCTGGAAGTGCTGGCCGCGCATGTACGTGTCCACGTCCTTCATGTCGACCGTCATCACGGGCGAGATGTTGGACGCGAGGTACGTCACGGCCGGCACCACGGCACTGTACAGGAAGACGGCGCTAAACACGTACTTCGTGACCGAGGGCCACTTCCACAGGACCATCATGATGGCCAGCCCGAACACGTACAGCTGCAGATCGGTCGCCAGGTACCACGAGGGGATGAAACACTGCGGGGCAGACACATAAAGTTGGTACGGTTGCGGAGTGACGTCACGATGCGGATCATGCTTACCGGTTGGTGCCAGGCGATGTAGTTGTTGACGAACAGCAGgttggcccaccaccaccggtgacAGTTGGCGCTCGATTCGCCGGCGAACTGCTTCCCGAACGGGCCGTCGATCATGTGCCGCATCACGGACGACTCGAGCAGGATCATGAACGCGTACGTCGGCACCAACCGGCACAGCCGGTTGCGGATCCGCTCGACGAAGAACGCCGGCCGGAAGCACGGGTGCTTCCGGGTGTGGTCGAGAAAGTTGACCACCATCAGCATGCCGCCGATGGCGAAGAACGTCTGGACGTAGTTCTGGAACTCGGCGATGAACGTTTGCAGCGCCGTCCCGTGCTGGAGTTGCTCCATGTACTCCGGGTTGCGTTGCGGTATCTTCAGGTGCGCGATTGTGACGTGCAGGAAGATGACGCGACACGTTTGCATAAACCGGAACGCCTCGAAGCACGCCAGGTCGGTGCGCGTCTGGCTGTTGCCGGCCGGTTCCTTTAGGCGGCGCACGTTCCGCGGGAACGAGAACGCCGTCAGGAGCCGCTGGTGGCCCAGCTTGAGGCTGCGCGCAAAGTATCCTTCCGGGAAGCGCTGGCGGGCCTGTTCGTGCAGATCGTAAACGGTCGAGGCCAGGACCAGGAACACGATCGTTGTGGCCAGTAGGATAAAGGCCACATCGAGCCAATCTGTTGGGACAAAGCGTTGGGACGTTATCGAGAGAGCTGCATGACGGTGAACTCCGTGATCTCCGTACCGTAGGGGAGGCTTTCGGTGTTCTTGGAGTAGCAGTACTGGATGCGAAGGTTCGGTGCCAGTTTCAACTGGTAGCCGGCCGTCACTTCATCACCTATGCACTGGTGCATCAGATCGCTCTGCGTGTAGCGGTCCGCAGCCTGGGATCCATTGTGGATGATGGCGTCCTGACATTTGGGCAAACAAATGCCACGCTCCAGCACCCGATGGTCGTAGTGGTGATAGTCACTGGAAAAGAACTGCCCAACCGGTcaggaaaacaggaaacggtCACTTTCGCATGCTGGCGATCTTCACGATCCGATCCACGACTTACACTGATGTTCCGCCAGAGGGCGGACGCTTCGTCCGGCTCGAGCGGTGCCTTCACCACGCAGTACACGTAGTCACTGTACCACCGGCGGCAGTCTTCGAAGTCGTCGTACTTGAACAGCGGCGGAAACTTCAGGTACTCGTCCACTGGAATGGCACCACCAGAACCGATCAGGATAGGTTGACGACAGCGCCACGCAACGCACTCAAAAGACAAGTTCCCGGCACATTCTTGCGCATCCAGAAAATCACATCCCACCAACAAGcgacacaaacaaacaaacaaacaacaaagtGGGGTAAATAACTTACGTCGAAATTCGTCTCCGTCGACTGCGGCCACCAGCTCCGCCAGCACCAGAGGTAGCGTTACGCAAAGTGCTAATATGGCTGCCCTTCGAGACATTTTTATTGCTTAGCAAATTTGTCACTATTTACTTCCCGCCCCGGGGACGAACGGACCGGTGGACTGGCGCACTGGCGCGAGTGCACTCCGGAGACACAGATGGCTtgttgtgtgcgttgagaCACGTGAATAGTTGTAGCACTCGCGGCGCCACAAAAATTGAACACTACAATTTCGCAATCACTGGCGGCCGGCGGTATCACTTCGACACTTTATCACTTCTTTACTTCATCACTTCTTTCGAACCTTGTCCGCGTTCGGTTGGGAAATTTGGCTAGTTTAAGGTTGTCGGCTTTCAATAACCGTCCTCGCCCTCGGTCTTACATACGGTGCGGCAGCAAAGTCTCCGAACCTGTGGGGTTGCAAGCAAACAATTTGAGGTGTGTCGTGAACACTACACTTTCTAACACTTCGGATCGCGCGCTATTCTCGCCGTTGCCTTCGGTTGAAGTTCCCCTCGCCAGTGGCTTCATTGTCATCGaagtccgtgtccgtgtccgcaatttattttccatattTGGGAACATCATAAAGTACCGGGCGAAGGAGCGCGAGAGCAGCAGAGTGTCGAGGTCGTCCGTTAAGATTGGGTGACATTAAGGTCAATAGCTGGCGAATTCCATGGACTTTTCGTCTTCGTCTATTTTAAGTGTCTGGCATTTTTTCGATCTAAAGCTAATACACATTCCATGTGAATGTCAACTGATTTGATTGACACCTTTATTTTTTATGAACCTTCAGTGTAAGTTAcaagcaacataaaaatcaacCGAAAGTTACTGCCCACGATATGTAACGGATCTTCACTTCAGTCTGGGACCTTAGTTGCCGCACTGTTCGCGCGTGTATTGAAGCTGTTTTCGGCCACAATTTACAATCGCCAAATGGGGCAgacaacaacagaaaaaaacaaacacaatacCTACAATGAAGGTGGAGCATAAGATACCTTTTGTactccggtggcggtgttcGACCGGCCGAGATGGGTTTTCTCCGGGCTGGGCCGTGGCCCGGATGTGGTCGGATTGCTCATATCAGCAAACAACCTCGGCCCAACCTCGTGAGCCTCTGATTCAAACTTGGAAATAGGACCGAGATCGAGGGGCGATCGAGCGCCACGGAGCGAGAAACCAACAGACGGGCGGGCGACGAGCGATCGggcaccgccacacacaccgcgaccGAAACGTATGACGCAAATCAAATTATTGGGGTATTATTTGCATGAAAACGGGGCGTGATATggcacgacggcgacggcggtggtagTCGGACGTGAACTCGGGGGAAATACTCGATTCGGCTTTTTTAATCTCTTGGCCGCCGTTAATTTCCGCTTTCTAACGTCTGCTTTCCGCATCGCCCGGaagtcggccggtcggctgcCTACATGCTGCGTACCATTAAGGCTGATGTTGCTTAGGAAAAACCAGCTGCGCCTTCGAGCTCATTAAAGTCAAACATGGGCCACAACAGAGTGCGGTGTTTGGTTATGTGTTTGCGTCCGGGGTTCTAATTGTCACCCGGCAACGAAGAGCTTGATCGTGCGATCGCGCACTGCACCAACTCCTGCTCCTTGACGTGGGGAATTTCAACTGCTCATCGGCCCATCGGCTGAGTACACCTCGGGCGCGTTCGCAGTTCACATTTGCACGTTAATGTCACTTCTATTTGCGCAACGCCGATTGTGTCGTGTTCCGTGTAAGAAactgttcctttttcttcttcttgcgcttGCGGTCGAGGCGTTACTCCAACTTGATGGCGTTTATTTTGTATCACACGCTCACGCTCCTACTGGGCCCATCCTGTTGGCTTTACCTTCTCGCCGAGTGGGCGATGATCGACGCACGGGGCCACCCAATCGATAACGCTCTATCAGCTGCGCGAACTATGTTTCTGCGCGAACGCAGGCGCGCACTCGCGATCGGACGTGATGTTGGCCGGATTAGCGATCACACGCGACTGCACCGGCCTCCCCGAGCCGGCGGAAGAACGGTTCGCGAGCGACGAATTTTCACCCAACAACCCACCCTCCCCGGTGGCGCCGGTTCCTCGCCGGTCGGCCCGTCGAAGTCTTTCGTGCCGGTGGTGACGTCGTCCGCAGCGAAGACGTCACCGTCAAGcgccggctcggctcgcgTTCGGCTTGCGGTCGGTCGCGTTCTTCACGCTCTCGCAGGTCCACGCTGTTCCGCTTCGTGGTCCACTTCGCCGGTCCACGCCGGGCAGGGGCCgggattggtggtggtggtgccggtagTGTATCTAAACGGAAGAAAGCCTCGTGGCCATCATCACTCAGCCGCCCCGCGACGTTGATCGGAAATTTGGcacttggcacacacacggacttGGCGGGGAATTCCGTGAGTCGCCGCGTGTGAAGTGTGAAGATGAGTAGGCCCCCAAAACGGCGGTGGCCTCTCGCCCACCGCCcggttggggtttttttctATGCCGTAATGATCGGCTGCCCTTTGTGACGGGGTCCTTCACTC
It includes:
- the LOC128270056 gene encoding nose resistant to fluoxetine protein 6-like, which produces MSRRAAILALCVTLPLVLAELVAAVDGDEFRLDEYLKFPPLFKYDDFEDCRRWYSDYVYCVVKAPLEPDEASALWRNISFFSSDYHHYDHRVLERGICLPKCQDAIIHNGSQAADRYTQSDLMHQCIGDEVTAGYQLKLAPNLRIQYCYSKNTESLPYDWLDVAFILLATTIVFLVLASTVYDLHEQARQRFPEGYFARSLKLGHQRLLTAFSFPRNVRRLKEPAGNSQTRTDLACFEAFRFMQTCRVIFLHVTIAHLKIPQRNPEYMEQLQHGTALQTFIAEFQNYVQTFFAIGGMLMVVNFLDHTRKHPCFRPAFFVERIRNRLCRLVPTYAFMILLESSVMRHMIDGPFGKQFAGESSANCHRWWWANLLFVNNYIAWHQPCFIPSWYLATDLQLYVFGLAIMMVLWKWPSVTKYVFSAVFLYSAVVPAVTYLASNISPVMTVDMKDVDTYMRGQHFQDALYFPFHQNTGVYFCGMLAGMVYHQFRDQRKELFKLDAFKQVAQLSGLLYGFSMATVSWVVTNLSWLPSIVLAVYASTFKVSWGLFNTVLLLALALLHRHHWIKMTLSHPVFGVLGKLGYSVYLIHFTIIVQVYGREKAPIFSNELIVTGFTAEVLFFSYIMGAALCVLVELPAGAALKELLEPAPRQSSINQGLTASEKISGQQQPPRNGSTTEVAASATATPTSSPAGATEGH